Proteins encoded by one window of Deinococcus radiodurans R1 = ATCC 13939 = DSM 20539:
- a CDS encoding 50S ribosomal protein L23 — protein sequence MSHYDILQAPVISEKAYSAMERGVYSFWVSPKATKTEIKDAIQQAFGVRVIGISTMNVPGKRKRVGRFIGQRNDRKKAIVRLAEGQSIEALAGQA from the coding sequence GTGAGCCACTACGACATTCTGCAGGCGCCCGTGATCAGCGAAAAGGCCTACTCGGCCATGGAGCGCGGCGTGTACTCGTTCTGGGTGAGCCCCAAGGCCACCAAGACCGAAATCAAGGACGCGATTCAGCAGGCGTTCGGGGTGCGGGTCATCGGCATCAGCACCATGAACGTGCCGGGCAAGCGCAAGCGCGTGGGCCGCTTTATCGGTCAGCGCAATGACCGCAAAAAGGCCATCGTGCGTCTCGCCGAAGGCCAGAGCATCGAGGCCCTGGCGGGCCAGGCCTAA
- the tuf gene encoding elongation factor Tu, with the protein MAKGTFERTKPHVNIGTIGHVDHGKTTLTAAITFTAASADPTIETLAYDQIDKAPEEKARGITINTAHVEYQTETRHYSHVDCPGHADYVKNMITGAAQMDGAILVVSSADGPMPQTREHILLARQVGVPYIVVFMNKVDMVDDEELLELVEMEVRELLSKYEFPGDDLPVVKGSALRALEALQSNPKMARGTDKWVDYIWELLDAVDSYIPTPERDTDKTFLMPVEDVFTITGRGTVATGRVERGTVKVQDEVEIVGLTDTRKTTVTGIEMHRKLLDSGMAGDNVGVLLRGVARDDVERGQVLAKPGSIKPHTKFEASVYVLSKDEGGRHSAFFGGYRPQFYFRTTDVTGVVELQEGVEMVMPGDNVTFTVELIKPIAMEEGLRFAIREGGRTVGAGVVSKVLE; encoded by the coding sequence ATGGCAAAAGGAACGTTCGAGCGCACCAAGCCCCACGTGAACATCGGCACCATCGGTCACGTCGACCACGGCAAGACCACCCTCACCGCCGCCATCACCTTCACCGCCGCTTCGGCTGACCCCACCATCGAAACCCTGGCCTACGACCAGATCGACAAGGCCCCCGAAGAAAAGGCCCGCGGCATCACCATCAACACCGCCCACGTCGAGTACCAGACCGAAACCCGGCACTACTCGCACGTCGACTGCCCCGGCCACGCCGACTACGTCAAGAACATGATCACCGGCGCGGCGCAGATGGACGGCGCCATCCTCGTCGTCAGCTCCGCTGACGGCCCCATGCCCCAGACCCGCGAGCACATCCTCCTCGCCCGTCAGGTCGGCGTGCCCTACATCGTCGTCTTCATGAACAAGGTCGACATGGTAGACGACGAAGAACTGCTGGAACTGGTCGAAATGGAAGTCCGCGAACTCCTCAGCAAGTACGAGTTCCCCGGCGACGACCTCCCCGTCGTCAAGGGCAGCGCTCTGCGCGCCCTCGAAGCCCTGCAGTCCAACCCCAAGATGGCCCGCGGCACCGACAAGTGGGTCGACTACATCTGGGAACTGCTCGACGCGGTCGATTCCTACATCCCCACCCCCGAGCGCGACACCGACAAGACCTTCCTGATGCCTGTCGAAGACGTGTTCACCATCACCGGTCGCGGCACCGTCGCCACGGGCCGCGTGGAACGCGGCACCGTCAAGGTCCAGGACGAAGTCGAAATCGTCGGCCTGACCGACACCCGCAAGACCACCGTGACCGGCATCGAAATGCACCGCAAGCTGCTCGACTCCGGGATGGCTGGTGACAACGTCGGCGTGCTGCTGCGCGGCGTCGCGCGCGACGACGTGGAACGTGGTCAGGTGCTCGCCAAGCCCGGCAGCATCAAGCCCCACACCAAGTTCGAAGCCAGCGTGTACGTGCTGAGCAAGGACGAAGGGGGCCGTCACAGCGCGTTCTTCGGTGGCTACCGCCCCCAGTTCTACTTCCGCACGACGGACGTGACGGGCGTGGTGGAACTGCAAGAAGGCGTGGAAATGGTGATGCCCGGTGACAACGTGACCTTCACGGTGGAACTGATCAAGCCGATCGCCATGGAAGAAGGCCTGCGCTTCGCCATCCGCGAAGGGGGCCGCACCGTCGGCGCCGGCGTCGTCTCCAAGGTTCTGGAGTAA
- the rplC gene encoding 50S ribosomal protein L3: MKGILGTKIGMTQIWKNDRAIPVTVVLAGPCPIVQRKTAQTDGYEAVQIGYAPKAERKVNKPMQGHFAKAGVAPTRILREFRGFAPDGDSVNVDIFAEGEKIDATGTSKGKGTQGVMKRWNFAGGPASHGSKKWHRRPGSIGQRKTPGRVYKGKRMAGHMGMERVTVQNLEVVEIRAGENLILVKGAIPGANGGLVVLRSAAKASAAKGGK; encoded by the coding sequence ATGAAGGGCATCCTCGGCACCAAGATCGGCATGACCCAGATCTGGAAAAACGACCGTGCGATCCCCGTGACGGTCGTGCTGGCGGGCCCTTGCCCCATCGTGCAGCGCAAGACCGCGCAGACCGACGGCTACGAAGCCGTGCAGATCGGTTACGCGCCCAAGGCCGAGCGCAAGGTGAACAAGCCCATGCAGGGTCACTTCGCCAAGGCGGGCGTCGCTCCGACGCGCATTCTGCGCGAGTTCCGCGGCTTCGCCCCTGACGGCGACAGCGTGAACGTGGACATCTTCGCTGAAGGCGAAAAGATCGACGCGACCGGCACCAGCAAGGGCAAAGGCACCCAGGGCGTCATGAAGCGCTGGAACTTTGCCGGTGGTCCCGCAAGCCACGGTTCGAAGAAGTGGCACCGCCGCCCCGGTTCGATCGGTCAGCGTAAGACCCCGGGCCGCGTGTACAAGGGCAAGCGCATGGCCGGCCACATGGGCATGGAGCGCGTGACCGTGCAGAACCTCGAAGTGGTGGAAATCCGTGCGGGCGAGAACCTGATTCTCGTTAAGGGCGCGATTCCCGGCGCCAACGGCGGACTCGTGGTGCTGCGCAGCGCCGCCAAAGCCAGTGCCGCCAAGGGAGGCAAGTAA
- the rpsJ gene encoding 30S ribosomal protein S10: MVAPKIRIKLRGFDHKALDQSASKIVDTVRRTGADVSGPVPLPTRIRRFTVLRSPFKYKDSREHFEIRTHNRLVDIMNPTKKTIDSLMTLDLPTGVDIEIKTVGGRA, encoded by the coding sequence ATGGTTGCCCCGAAGATTCGTATCAAACTGCGTGGCTTTGACCACAAGGCGCTGGACCAGTCCGCGAGCAAGATCGTGGACACGGTCCGGCGCACCGGGGCGGACGTGAGCGGTCCCGTGCCGCTCCCCACCCGCATCCGCCGTTTCACCGTGCTGCGCAGCCCCTTCAAGTACAAGGACAGCCGCGAGCACTTTGAGATCCGCACCCACAACCGTCTGGTGGACATCATGAACCCCACCAAGAAGACCATCGATTCTCTGATGACCCTCGACCTGCCTACTGGCGTCGACATCGAGATCAAGACCGTCGGGGGCCGCGCATGA
- the rplD gene encoding 50S ribosomal protein L4, whose product MAQINVIGQNGGRTIELPLPEVNSGVLHEVVTWQLASRRRGTASTRTRAQVSKTGRKMYGQKGTGNARHGDRSVPTFVGGGVAFGPKPRSYDYTLPRQVRQLGLAMAIASRQEGGKLVAVDGFDIADAKTKNFISWAKQNGLDGTEKVLLVTDDENTRRAARNVSWVSVLPVAGVNVYDILRHDRLVIDAAALEIVEEEAGEEQQ is encoded by the coding sequence ATGGCGCAGATCAACGTCATCGGGCAAAACGGCGGGCGCACCATCGAGCTCCCCCTGCCCGAGGTGAACAGCGGCGTGCTGCACGAAGTGGTGACCTGGCAACTCGCCAGCCGTCGCCGCGGCACCGCCAGCACCCGGACCCGCGCTCAGGTAAGCAAGACGGGCCGCAAGATGTACGGCCAGAAAGGCACCGGGAACGCCCGTCACGGCGACCGCAGCGTTCCCACCTTCGTGGGCGGCGGTGTGGCCTTCGGTCCCAAGCCCCGCAGCTACGACTACACCCTGCCCCGTCAGGTGCGTCAGCTCGGTCTGGCGATGGCAATTGCCAGCCGTCAGGAAGGTGGCAAGTTGGTTGCGGTGGACGGCTTTGACATCGCCGACGCCAAGACCAAGAACTTCATCAGCTGGGCCAAGCAAAACGGCCTGGACGGCACCGAGAAGGTCCTGCTGGTGACCGACGATGAGAACACCCGCCGCGCCGCGCGCAACGTGAGCTGGGTCAGCGTGCTACCGGTGGCCGGCGTGAACGTGTACGACATCCTGCGTCACGACCGCCTGGTGATCGACGCGGCTGCCCTCGAAATCGTGGAAGAAGAAGCCGGGGAGGAGCAGCAGTGA